A stretch of DNA from Hoeflea ulvae:
TCACCTGAGAACCACGGCCGTTCCCGAGGCTGAAACCATCAGCATCGAGGAATTGCCACCGGCGGAGATGTTTTCATAATCGAGATCGATCCCGACGACTGCGTCGGCACCCATCCGGCTGGCCTCGTCCTGCATTTCGCGAAGCGCGATCTCACGCGCCTCACGCAAAGATTTTTCATATGACCCGGAACGGCCGCCGACAATGTCGCGAATGCCGGCGAAGAAATCCCGGAAGATATTGGTGCCGAGAATGGCTGCGCCCGTGACGATGCCCTTGTACTCGACGATCTCCCGCCCTTGGATGGTGTTGGTGGTGGATGTGATCATAGATCTCATTCCGCCGCCACGCCCATGCGCATCCGCTCCATGTCCTCAAGCGCACGCCGGTACTCGACCGGCATCACCTTGCGGAACTTGGGACGATAATCGGCCCAGTTGTCGAGGATTTCCTTGGCCCGCGTCGACCCGGTATAGTGCATGTGGTTGGAGATCAGCTGGAACAGCCGTTCCTCGTCATGCCGGGTCATGTCGCCGCTGACATCGACCCGGCCCTTGTGGGCAAGGTCGCCGCCATGGTGGTGCAGCTTCTCGAGAATGTCGTCTTCCTCGGGAACAGGCTCCAGCTCGACCATGGCCATGTTGCAACGGCTGGCGAAATCGCCGGCTTCATCCAGCACATAGGCCACGCCGCCGGACATGCCGGCTGCAAAGTTGCGCCCGGTTTCGCCGATCACCACGACCAGGCCACCGGTCATGTATTCGCAGCCATGGTCGCCGACGCCTTCGACCACCGCGATGGCGCCCGAATTGCGCACGGCAAAGCGTTCGCCGGCCACGCCGCGGAAATAGCATTCACCCTCGATGGCGCCATAAAGCACCGTATTGCCGACGATGATCGAGTTTTCCGCAATGACTTGCGAGTTTTGCGGCGGCCGCACGATGATGCATCCGCCCGACAGGCCCTTGCCGACATAGTCATTGGCGTCGCCTGCAAGATCGAAGGTCACGCCATGGGCCAGGAATGCACCGAAGGACTGCCCGGCGGTGCCGGTGAGCTTGACCGTGATGGTGTCTTCCGGAAGGCCCTTGTGACCGAACCGCTTGGCGATCTCACCTGACAGCATGGCGCCGGCGGAGCGGTCGACATTCTTGATCTTGACGTCGAACTCGACCTTTTCCCTGCTTTCAAGCGCAGGCATGGCCTTTTCGATCAAACGTCTGTCCAGTACATCGGCGATCGGATGGTTCTGGCGCTCGGTCCAGTAGGTCTTTTCCTTTGGCGCATCCGGCTTGTAGAAAATCCGGCTGAAATCGAGCCCGTTGGCCTTCCAGTGATCGATCATGCCATCCTTGGCCAGAAGCTCCGACTGCCCGATGATCTCATCGAGATTGCGATAGCCCATGGCGGCAAGCCATTCGCGCACTTCCTCGGCAACGAAGAAGAAGTAGTTTATGACATGCTCAGGCGTGCCCTTGAAGCGCTTGCGCAACACCGG
This window harbors:
- a CDS encoding heavy metal-binding domain-containing protein, with protein sequence MITSTTNTIQGREIVEYKGIVTGAAILGTNIFRDFFAGIRDIVGGRSGSYEKSLREAREIALREMQDEASRMGADAVVGIDLDYENISAGGNSSMLMVSASGTAVVLR